From Cellulomonas chengniuliangii, the proteins below share one genomic window:
- the folK gene encoding 2-amino-4-hydroxy-6-hydroxymethyldihydropteridine diphosphokinase — translation MSTEAGSQAAGGGAPWAGGVTLDSSGRPLDQIRLVGIAATGYHGVFEHERREGQRFVADVVVHLDTRRAAAGDDLAHTLHYGVLAEQVAAVLAGEPADLVETVAERIAATVLAFQQAVAVDVSVHKPQAPITVPFDDVVVTIHRDRTKLPAAEPYRPPVEAAAPAPAPAPPTSTAAFPLVATPSGPPAARVPAPTPAAEPLARPDWHGVLEGPAPAAGPVEPEPQDALDVAPAQPVDVVLALGANQGAAQETLRAAVSDLARVPGLELVDVSPLARTAAVGGPEQPDYLNAVVLARTTLAPRALLRATQAIEQAHGRERAERWGPRTLDIDLIVVGSTLAVTDDLELPHPRAHERAFVLQPWAQLDPDAVLPGLGGGPVAVLAATAPDREGIRWLALDWLTAPVPAPQPEPDLEPGQHGPVGEVHHGQHPAGDWRA, via the coding sequence GTGAGCACCGAGGCGGGCAGTCAGGCGGCGGGAGGCGGCGCACCGTGGGCGGGCGGGGTCACCCTCGACTCCTCGGGGCGGCCGCTCGACCAGATCCGCCTGGTCGGCATCGCGGCGACCGGGTATCACGGCGTGTTCGAGCATGAGCGCCGGGAGGGGCAGCGGTTCGTCGCCGACGTGGTGGTGCACCTCGACACCCGGCGCGCCGCCGCGGGCGACGACCTCGCGCACACCTTGCACTACGGCGTCCTCGCGGAGCAGGTGGCCGCCGTCCTGGCCGGCGAGCCGGCGGACCTCGTCGAGACCGTGGCCGAGCGGATCGCGGCCACGGTGCTCGCCTTCCAGCAGGCGGTGGCCGTCGACGTCTCGGTGCACAAGCCCCAGGCGCCGATCACCGTGCCGTTCGACGACGTGGTCGTGACAATCCACCGGGATCGCACGAAGCTGCCGGCGGCGGAGCCCTACCGGCCCCCGGTCGAGGCCGCCGCCCCGGCGCCCGCTCCGGCCCCGCCGACCTCGACGGCCGCGTTCCCGCTGGTCGCGACGCCGTCCGGGCCTCCGGCCGCCCGCGTCCCCGCGCCCACGCCCGCCGCGGAGCCGCTGGCGCGCCCCGACTGGCACGGGGTCCTGGAAGGGCCCGCGCCCGCCGCAGGCCCCGTCGAGCCCGAGCCGCAGGACGCCCTCGACGTGGCGCCGGCCCAGCCGGTGGACGTGGTGCTGGCCCTCGGCGCGAACCAGGGCGCCGCGCAGGAGACGCTGCGGGCCGCCGTCAGCGACCTGGCGCGGGTCCCGGGCCTCGAGCTCGTGGACGTCTCCCCGCTGGCCCGCACCGCGGCGGTCGGCGGCCCGGAGCAGCCCGACTACCTCAACGCGGTGGTGCTGGCCCGGACGACGCTGGCCCCGCGGGCGCTGCTGCGCGCGACGCAGGCGATCGAGCAGGCGCACGGCCGCGAGCGGGCCGAGCGGTGGGGGCCCCGCACGCTCGACATCGACCTCATCGTGGTCGGCTCGACGCTGGCCGTCACCGACGACCTCGAGCTGCCGCACCCCCGGGCCCACGAGCGCGCGTTCGTGCTGCAGCCCTGGGCGCAGCTCGACCCTGACGCGGTGCTGCCCGGGCTCGGCGGGGGCCCGGTGGCCGTGCTCGCGGCGACCGCCCCCGACCGGGAGGGCATCCGCTGGCTGGCCCTGGACTGGCTCACGGCGCCGGTGCCCGCGCCGCAGCCCGAGCCGGACCTGGAGCCGGGCCAGCACGGCCCGGTGGGCGAGGTCCATCACGGGCAGCATCCCGCGGGCGACTGGCGGGCCTGA
- a CDS encoding DUF3180 domain-containing protein yields the protein MQRTRWQTLLLIALVTTSAGWLLLVLLDSRRVSPPQVPWLVMVVEVVIAAVVFVMGWSVRQFLRGKRPTLDPIRAARTAVLAKASCYTGALLTGWYLAQVLIVAGDLDIASQRGRAGAAALAALGALVLAVVGLIVEWFCQVPPEDGEDAARRRDHNPGPVAG from the coding sequence ATGCAGCGCACCCGCTGGCAGACCCTGCTGCTCATCGCCCTCGTGACGACCTCGGCGGGCTGGCTGCTGCTGGTCCTGCTCGACAGCCGCCGAGTGTCGCCGCCGCAGGTGCCGTGGCTGGTCATGGTGGTCGAGGTGGTCATCGCCGCCGTGGTGTTCGTGATGGGCTGGTCGGTGCGCCAGTTCTTGCGCGGCAAGCGACCGACCTTGGACCCCATCCGGGCCGCCCGCACCGCGGTGCTCGCGAAGGCGTCGTGCTACACCGGGGCGCTCCTCACCGGCTGGTACCTGGCCCAGGTGCTGATCGTGGCGGGCGACCTGGACATCGCCTCGCAGCGCGGTCGGGCGGGCGCCGCGGCGCTGGCCGCCCTGGGCGCCCTGGTGCTCGCGGTGGTGGGGCTGATCGTGGAGTGGTTCTGCCAGGTTCCTCCCGAAGACGGGGAGGACGCCGCCCGGCGCCGCGACCACAACCCGGGGCCCGTCGCCGGCTGA
- a CDS encoding PH domain-containing protein, with translation MTAPEHGGAALAAPGPFDPSDVSWTPVSRRLATARLTSAGITVGIALVATVVPAALIGVAWLWALPGVVLLCGVWAALLIPRQVRALAYAERADDLLIRRGILLRSLVVVPYGRMQYVDVTAGPLARKFKIASVQLHTAAPNTNATIDGLPPEEAARLRDRLASRGEARLAGL, from the coding sequence ATGACCGCACCTGAGCACGGTGGCGCCGCGCTGGCCGCGCCGGGGCCGTTCGACCCGTCCGACGTGAGCTGGACGCCTGTGTCACGGCGCCTGGCGACGGCCCGCCTCACCTCCGCCGGGATCACCGTGGGCATCGCCCTGGTGGCCACGGTGGTGCCCGCTGCCCTGATCGGGGTGGCCTGGCTGTGGGCGCTGCCGGGGGTCGTGCTGCTGTGCGGGGTGTGGGCGGCGCTGCTCATCCCGCGCCAGGTCCGCGCGCTGGCCTACGCCGAGCGCGCCGACGACCTGCTGATCCGCCGCGGGATCCTGCTGCGCTCGCTCGTCGTGGTGCCCTACGGCCGCATGCAGTACGTCGACGTGACCGCGGGGCCGCTGGCCCGCAAGTTCAAGATCGCGTCGGTGCAGCTGCACACGGCGGCGCCCAACACGAATGCCACGATCGACGGCCTACCGCCGGAGGAGGCCGCCCGCCTGCGCGACCGCCTCGCGTCCCGCGGCGAGGCGAGGCTGGCAGGGCTGTGA
- a CDS encoding PH domain-containing protein: protein MSIAPEAPPAADPTVWRRMHPITPAIKGWKVLVGVLVVASYQFGDDLRRAAELIEGGEWRIVGLIVAGIVVVGFGYSALAWRVTRFAVTDDAVHLQQGVLFRQQRQARLDRLQAVDVVQPLLARLTGLSELRLEVAGGSGSGVSLAFLREAEAESLRAELLARAAGVHQEEDGTPAPAAPEQPLFEVPMGRLIVATLRSSATVGLLVMVVAIIVTSVVARDIGPAFVLLPGLLGFAGYFWSQFNRGANFRAAISPDGIRLRHGLTEARAQTVPPGRVQALSITQGPLWRGRDWWRVDMNVAGYSGSSDSDHATANVLLPVGTRDEAVLALWLVLPDLGTPDPRAVVEAGLSGSGDALGFTTVPERARWLDLLAWRRRGVLVTDRALLVRSGRLVRRLVVVPHERTQSLTLRQGPLQRRLRVASIVVHSTPGPVTPSVDHLDQAVAARLLEEQSDRARTARKTAAPEQWMRRTEDA from the coding sequence GTGAGCATCGCACCGGAGGCTCCGCCGGCAGCCGATCCCACCGTGTGGCGGCGGATGCACCCCATCACGCCGGCCATCAAGGGCTGGAAGGTGCTGGTCGGCGTGCTGGTCGTCGCGAGCTACCAGTTCGGCGACGACCTGCGCCGCGCCGCGGAGCTCATCGAGGGCGGGGAGTGGCGCATCGTCGGCCTGATCGTGGCGGGGATCGTGGTGGTCGGCTTCGGGTACTCGGCCCTCGCGTGGCGGGTCACCCGGTTCGCCGTGACGGATGACGCGGTGCACCTGCAGCAGGGCGTGCTGTTCCGCCAGCAGCGGCAGGCGCGCCTGGACCGGTTGCAGGCCGTCGACGTGGTGCAGCCGCTGCTGGCCCGGCTCACCGGGCTCTCCGAGCTGCGGCTCGAGGTCGCGGGCGGATCCGGCTCCGGGGTTTCCCTGGCGTTCTTGCGCGAGGCCGAGGCGGAGTCGCTGCGCGCCGAGCTGCTGGCCCGCGCCGCCGGCGTGCACCAGGAGGAGGACGGGACACCCGCCCCGGCCGCTCCCGAGCAGCCTCTGTTCGAGGTGCCGATGGGGCGGCTCATCGTCGCCACGCTGCGGTCCTCTGCGACCGTCGGCCTGCTGGTCATGGTCGTCGCGATCATCGTGACCTCGGTGGTCGCCCGGGACATCGGGCCGGCGTTCGTGCTGCTGCCGGGCCTGCTGGGATTCGCCGGCTACTTCTGGTCCCAGTTCAACCGCGGCGCGAACTTCCGGGCGGCCATCTCGCCGGACGGCATCCGGCTGCGCCACGGCCTCACCGAGGCGCGCGCCCAGACGGTCCCGCCGGGCCGCGTGCAGGCGCTGTCGATCACCCAGGGGCCGCTGTGGCGGGGCCGCGACTGGTGGCGCGTCGACATGAACGTCGCGGGCTACAGCGGCTCGAGCGACTCCGACCACGCCACCGCGAACGTGCTGCTGCCGGTGGGCACCCGCGACGAGGCGGTGCTGGCGCTGTGGCTGGTGCTGCCGGACCTGGGCACCCCGGACCCGCGTGCCGTCGTCGAGGCCGGGCTGTCCGGCTCGGGAGACGCGCTCGGCTTCACCACGGTGCCCGAGCGCGCCCGCTGGCTCGACCTGCTCGCCTGGCGGCGGCGCGGGGTGCTGGTCACCGACCGGGCGCTGCTGGTCCGCTCGGGGCGGCTCGTGCGCAGGCTGGTCGTGGTCCCCCATGAGCGGACCCAGTCGCTCACGCTGCGCCAGGGGCCGCTCCAGCGGCGCCTGCGGGTGGCCTCGATCGTCGTCCACTCGACCCCGGGGCCGGTGACCCCGTCGGTGGACCACCTCGACCAGGCAGTCGCGGCGCGACTGCTCGAGGAGCAGTCTGACCGGGCTCGCACGGCGCGCAAGACGGCCGCGCCCGAGCAGTGGATGCGTCGGACGGAGGACGCGTGA
- a CDS encoding Rossmann-like and DUF2520 domain-containing protein, producing the protein MSTGNDPSRRPGRLGVGVIGAGHVGAVLGSALRAAGHPVVAVSAISAESRDRAELLLPGVPVVDVPEVVRRSELVLIAVPDDALAGLVSGLADLGAWQPGQIVAHTSGRHGIEVLAPARAAGVIPLAIHPAMTFTGTSLDLSRLEGTTFAVTAPGPVLPIGQALVVEIGGEPVIIAEEDRALYHAALAHGANHLVVLVAQAGQALAAAGVDDPGRVLAPLLGAALDGALRAESAAASGLGHDDLSGERRDLPAGDDPLALRGAGAVTALTGPVRRGDAGTVRDHGEVLADLGARTGAVDIAASYRVLARSAAQRALAAGQLREDAARDVLDALAEPGMPERPGALHEGENRDASAPPEGLIDPQDPEHPQEDDA; encoded by the coding sequence GTGAGCACGGGGAACGACCCGTCCCGCCGGCCTGGCCGGCTGGGTGTGGGGGTGATCGGCGCCGGGCACGTGGGCGCCGTGCTGGGCAGCGCGCTGCGCGCGGCAGGGCACCCGGTGGTCGCGGTGAGCGCCATCTCCGCCGAGTCGCGGGACCGCGCCGAGCTGCTGCTGCCGGGCGTCCCGGTGGTCGACGTCCCCGAGGTGGTGCGCCGCTCCGAGCTCGTGCTGATCGCCGTGCCGGACGACGCGCTCGCAGGGCTCGTCAGCGGCCTCGCCGACCTGGGGGCGTGGCAGCCCGGCCAGATCGTCGCGCACACCTCCGGTCGGCACGGCATCGAGGTGCTCGCCCCGGCCCGGGCGGCTGGCGTGATCCCGCTCGCCATCCACCCGGCCATGACCTTCACCGGCACCTCGCTGGACCTGTCCCGGCTCGAGGGCACCACGTTCGCAGTCACGGCGCCGGGCCCGGTGCTGCCCATCGGGCAGGCGCTCGTCGTGGAGATCGGCGGGGAGCCGGTGATCATCGCGGAGGAGGACCGCGCGCTGTACCACGCGGCCCTCGCGCACGGCGCGAACCACCTGGTGGTGCTCGTCGCGCAGGCCGGCCAGGCGCTCGCCGCCGCCGGGGTCGACGACCCGGGCCGGGTGCTCGCGCCGTTGCTGGGCGCCGCGCTCGACGGCGCCCTGCGGGCCGAGTCGGCCGCGGCCTCGGGCCTCGGGCACGACGACCTGTCGGGGGAGCGGCGCGACCTGCCTGCTGGCGACGACCCCCTGGCGCTGCGGGGCGCGGGGGCGGTGACGGCGCTGACCGGCCCGGTGCGGCGCGGGGACGCGGGCACCGTGCGGGACCACGGCGAGGTGCTCGCCGATCTCGGGGCGCGGACGGGGGCCGTGGACATCGCCGCCAGCTACCGTGTGCTCGCCCGATCCGCCGCCCAGCGCGCCCTCGCCGCTGGGCAGCTGCGCGAGGACGCCGCGCGCGATGTGCTCGACGCCCTGGCCGAGCCGGGCATGCCCGAGCGGCCGGGCGCGTTGCACGAGGGGGAGAATCGTGACGCCTCGGCCCCACCCGAGGGCCTGATCGACCCGCAGGACCCGGAACACCCTCAGGAGGACGACGCATGA
- the panC gene encoding pantoate--beta-alanine ligase encodes MSPLNHAGGPTLARTREELAAALPRGGSAGARAVVMTMGALHAGHVELVREAKRAAAQVVVSIFVNPLQFGPGEDLDRYPRDLEGDLATLSGPGLLDSGDVVFAPTPDVMYPDGDPVVRVTAGVIGEVLEGASRPGHLDGVLTVVLKLMHLTRPDVALFGQKDAQQLAAVRQMVRDLDVPVQVRSVPTQRDVEGLALSSRNAYLSPEERERALALSRALRAAAQDARAGARADQVRSGAREALVEAGLDVDYVALVDPRTFADVAADHRGEAVLALAARVGGVRLIDNTTLELGGSADPSLPGAAAARRSEGPFPASAAHAGAHQGEA; translated from the coding sequence ATGAGCCCGCTCAACCACGCGGGGGGCCCCACGCTGGCCCGCACCCGTGAGGAGCTCGCCGCGGCCCTGCCTCGGGGCGGCTCCGCGGGAGCCCGCGCCGTGGTGATGACGATGGGCGCGCTGCACGCGGGGCACGTCGAGCTGGTGCGGGAGGCGAAGCGCGCGGCAGCCCAGGTGGTGGTCTCGATCTTCGTCAACCCGTTGCAGTTCGGCCCCGGGGAGGACCTCGACCGGTACCCACGCGACCTCGAGGGCGACCTGGCGACGTTGAGCGGGCCCGGCCTGCTGGACTCGGGCGACGTCGTCTTCGCGCCCACCCCCGACGTGATGTACCCCGACGGCGACCCGGTGGTGCGAGTGACGGCGGGCGTGATCGGCGAGGTGCTGGAAGGCGCCTCACGGCCCGGGCACCTGGACGGCGTGCTCACGGTCGTGCTCAAGCTCATGCACCTGACCCGGCCGGACGTCGCGCTGTTCGGCCAGAAGGACGCGCAGCAGCTCGCGGCGGTGCGCCAGATGGTCCGCGACCTCGACGTCCCCGTGCAGGTGCGCAGTGTCCCGACGCAGCGCGACGTTGAAGGGCTGGCCCTGTCGTCGCGCAACGCGTACCTCTCGCCCGAGGAGCGCGAGCGCGCGCTGGCACTGTCCCGCGCGTTGCGCGCCGCGGCCCAGGACGCCCGGGCGGGCGCCCGCGCCGACCAGGTGAGGTCGGGCGCCCGCGAGGCCCTCGTCGAGGCCGGCCTCGACGTGGACTACGTCGCGCTGGTCGACCCCCGCACCTTCGCCGACGTCGCGGCCGACCACCGGGGCGAGGCCGTGCTGGCCCTCGCCGCGCGGGTGGGCGGCGTCCGGCTCATCGACAACACGACGCTCGAGCTGGGCGGGTCCGCGGACCCGTCGCTGCCGGGCGCCGCCGCCGCGCGCCGTTCCGAGGGGCCGTTCCCGGCCTCGGCGGCGCACGCCGGCGCACACCAAGGAGAGGCATGA
- the panD gene encoding aspartate 1-decarboxylase, producing MTTLQRPMMIGKIHRATVTQADLHYVGSITVDADLLAAADLLPGQQVDVVDVTNGARLTTYAIAGESGSGQICINGAAAHLVHPGDVVILIAYGMLSDAEARTYEPHVVLVDAENRIIDTGDDPGQVPAAWTEESGLEPSGVPFTEGRGLVQGASR from the coding sequence ATGACCACGCTGCAGCGGCCGATGATGATCGGCAAGATCCACCGTGCGACGGTGACGCAGGCTGACCTGCACTACGTCGGCTCGATCACTGTCGACGCCGACCTGCTGGCGGCCGCCGACCTCCTGCCCGGCCAGCAGGTGGACGTGGTCGACGTGACCAACGGGGCCCGGTTGACCACCTACGCGATCGCGGGGGAGAGCGGCTCCGGCCAGATCTGCATCAACGGCGCGGCCGCGCACCTGGTCCACCCGGGCGACGTGGTGATCCTCATCGCGTACGGGATGCTCTCCGACGCGGAGGCGCGCACCTACGAGCCGCACGTGGTGCTGGTGGACGCGGAGAACCGCATCATCGACACCGGCGACGACCCCGGGCAGGTCCCGGCGGCGTGGACGGAGGAGTCCGGCCTCGAGCCCAGCGGCGTGCCCTTCACGGAGGGCCGCGGGCTCGTCCAGGGCGCGAGCAGGTGA
- a CDS encoding L-aspartate oxidase, with protein sequence MPGVRLAARLAAPAPGWTIRADAIVVGSGIAGLTAALELRTRVPHVLLVTKGQLVSGSTVWAQGGIAAVLDPADSTSAHLEDTLVAGGGLCDPAAVEVLVTEGPARVRELVRRGALFDLAPDGEIALTREGGHHADRIVHAGGDATGAEVSRALVAQLEAVRDDPGIEVVEHALVLDVLTGPPGPDGQPGAACGVTLHVIGEGSRDGVGAALAPAVVLATGGIGQVFRSSTNPAQATGDGMAAALRAGAVLGDVEFVQFHPTVLWLGANVKGQLTLISEAVRGEGALLLDTDGARFMPAVHPMAELAPRDVVAHAIVRQAAATSSDHVLLDARHLGADFLRTRFPTIHERLLEHGIDLTTDLVPVAPAQHYHSGGVVTDLVGRTSVRGLYAAGEAACTGVHGANRLASNSLLEGLVFAHRAARDIAERVGAGGLTQAEPVERPGAAALVAAATRSRIQRVASDGPGVLRSAEGLRAAAEVLAKVRTDAHAESGAGAVADPQAAEWETTNVHQVASVLTAVSLARTESRGGHFRTDHPAPDDRWRLRLEARLDASGTLEVTPAPIPGVG encoded by the coding sequence CTGCCCGGTGTCCGCCTGGCCGCCCGCCTCGCGGCGCCCGCGCCCGGCTGGACGATCCGTGCGGACGCCATCGTGGTGGGCTCGGGCATCGCGGGCCTGACCGCGGCCCTCGAGCTGCGCACCCGGGTGCCGCACGTGCTGCTCGTCACCAAAGGGCAGCTCGTGTCGGGATCGACGGTGTGGGCGCAGGGCGGCATCGCCGCGGTGCTCGACCCGGCCGACTCCACGTCCGCGCACCTGGAGGACACGCTCGTGGCGGGCGGCGGCCTGTGCGACCCGGCCGCGGTCGAGGTGCTGGTCACCGAGGGCCCGGCCCGGGTGCGCGAGCTGGTCCGCAGGGGCGCCCTGTTCGACCTGGCCCCGGACGGCGAGATCGCGCTGACCCGGGAGGGAGGCCACCACGCCGACCGCATCGTGCACGCGGGCGGCGACGCCACGGGCGCCGAGGTCTCCCGGGCGCTCGTCGCCCAGCTCGAGGCGGTGCGGGACGACCCGGGCATCGAGGTCGTCGAGCACGCCCTGGTGCTCGACGTGCTCACCGGGCCGCCCGGCCCGGACGGGCAGCCGGGAGCCGCGTGCGGCGTGACCTTGCACGTCATCGGGGAGGGCTCGCGCGACGGCGTGGGCGCCGCGCTGGCTCCCGCGGTGGTGCTCGCGACGGGCGGGATCGGCCAGGTGTTCCGGTCCTCGACCAACCCGGCCCAGGCGACGGGCGACGGGATGGCCGCCGCGCTGCGGGCGGGGGCCGTGCTGGGCGACGTGGAGTTCGTCCAGTTCCACCCGACGGTGCTGTGGCTCGGGGCGAACGTGAAGGGCCAGCTCACCCTGATCTCGGAGGCTGTCCGCGGCGAGGGCGCGCTGCTGCTCGACACCGACGGCGCACGCTTCATGCCCGCGGTGCACCCCATGGCCGAGCTGGCCCCCCGGGACGTCGTCGCGCACGCGATCGTGCGGCAGGCGGCGGCCACCTCCTCCGACCACGTGCTGCTCGACGCGCGGCACCTGGGCGCGGACTTCCTGCGGACGCGGTTCCCCACGATCCACGAGCGCCTCCTCGAGCACGGCATCGACCTGACCACCGACCTGGTGCCGGTGGCGCCCGCCCAGCACTACCACTCGGGTGGCGTGGTCACGGACCTGGTCGGCCGCACGTCGGTGCGCGGCCTGTACGCGGCGGGCGAGGCGGCCTGCACCGGCGTGCACGGCGCCAACCGCCTGGCCTCGAACTCCCTGCTGGAAGGGCTCGTGTTCGCGCACCGGGCCGCGCGCGACATCGCCGAGCGTGTCGGGGCGGGCGGGCTGACGCAGGCGGAGCCGGTCGAGCGGCCAGGCGCGGCGGCCTTGGTGGCCGCGGCGACCCGATCACGCATCCAGCGGGTCGCGTCCGACGGCCCGGGCGTGCTGCGGTCAGCCGAGGGCCTGCGTGCCGCGGCGGAGGTCCTGGCGAAGGTCCGCACCGACGCGCATGCCGAGTCGGGCGCGGGCGCGGTGGCGGACCCGCAGGCCGCCGAGTGGGAGACGACGAACGTGCACCAGGTCGCGTCGGTGCTCACGGCCGTGTCGCTGGCGCGCACCGAGAGCCGCGGCGGCCACTTCCGGACGGACCACCCGGCGCCCGACGACCGGTGGCGCCTGCGCCTCGAGGCCAGGCTGGACGCCTCCGGGACGCTCGAGGTCACCCCGGCGCCCATCCCGGGCGTGGGCTGA
- a CDS encoding rhodanese-like domain-containing protein, translated as MDEIDTTRLHALLEHDPSTPVVDVREDHEYAHGHIPGAVSVPLSELVARHAEIGALPGTVYLVCEVGGRSGQAAAWLEGQGYDVVNVAGGTSAWRHAGLPLE; from the coding sequence GTGGACGAGATCGACACCACCCGGCTGCACGCGTTGCTGGAGCATGACCCGAGCACCCCCGTGGTGGACGTCCGCGAGGACCACGAGTACGCCCACGGCCACATCCCCGGCGCTGTCTCGGTGCCGCTGTCAGAGCTCGTCGCGCGGCACGCCGAGATCGGCGCCCTGCCCGGGACGGTCTACCTGGTGTGCGAGGTGGGCGGGCGCTCCGGGCAGGCGGCGGCGTGGCTCGAGGGCCAGGGGTACGACGTGGTGAACGTCGCCGGCGGCACGAGCGCGTGGCGCCACGCGGGCCTGCCCCTCGAGTAG